The following are encoded together in the Malaya genurostris strain Urasoe2022 chromosome 3, Malgen_1.1, whole genome shotgun sequence genome:
- the LOC131437763 gene encoding uncharacterized protein LOC131437763 isoform X2 — protein MAMVWIGAEFCNSKQYYEQFSVLYVIPAIARESCSKIWIGLMAFSANKGIDVDFWNCLQKALEKIEIEVQDTGKRSMRAVLAGANDCLFQTWLMNGIISLYQFKIMDPNSLMESPVITLDADLMLLNRASKNAVSGEKSEEQMRIFLLLLKPIYTEWLSIRHDYLVLLWEYFSKRLSSPFQLASESLSNLACVNRTLNGFMEQARNRAGVESFKKLNVKDSSFKCYLSLIGYVLRQYSDTGQKTKVLILFNRTILKITPQKLETMNEQSIYNFSLLMFTMIEATSFQDDYSRLSKQLLHFKLDQLTPTSTVESSVQRITIITLVNMALILIFNERDYDKTNHLHQFLDSLEKARQKFGERLQPTLQVLAEGMCAALGRAISKRCFEEADSAFFGDWLEKYLKGCSECEREGVLETICGIFDCLRQNSKNSMIILQPLYTIVLPFIKDIFSNDTGNSRFVAELSAHFTNYSTGQPYAPPFLALFSFFTDNPTANIHLRLQYIKLMVNSDRLNEIDEKLIIRSWLKFALLYSHEQLGDLSRVVCRMREFNALCEIPEYDLCNGDEEPIGLFFKSVGKKYKQYEGKDSRAQYELTIKVHALFQHFDKWILNPGVVVLRRIMTILALALKECGAVIYIKSNSTCLYHVAFNQYFLPISVLTDRNVPNDAILSMGKVWSRIMDAMGLMNYTTDPVISDHVTNMMVKWAPQFLKFKDKNDAARPFVNFFSSQNESLVTFAFNRYLYAYVELQGTTPKAGSEHGMKILLYLLDTLCSSQDNSKIALFIRLAASSILDHAMLANEAFPSKTVANELVQKLLQCTRNNSNLIKMELKLCLSTFTKKNLSMESAIYFRFLYKLADREPEFIKSTISTIQMELTETERLRGGGEDKHLRRLLMQLEGAVEASLKKHVN, from the exons ATGGCGATGGTTTGGATTGGTGCTGAATTTTGCAATTCAAAACAATACTATGAACAATTCAGCGTTCTGTACGTTATACCAGCGATTGCTAGAGAGTCTTGTTCG AAAATATGGATTGGATTGATGGCGTTTTCTGCGAATAAGGGCATTGACGTGGACTTTTGGAATTGTTTGCAAAAGGCTCTTGAGAAAATAGAGATAGAAGTACAAGATACTGGCAAACGATCAATGAGAGCAGTTTTGGCTGGAGCTAATGATTGTCTGTTTCAAACGTGGCTCATGAACGGAATTATATCGTTATATCAATTCAAAATAATGGATCCCAATTCACTCATGGAATCTCCCGTGATAACGTTAGATGCAGATCTGATGCTATTGAATCGAGCTAGTAAAAATGctgtttcaggtgaaaaatctgAAGAGCAAATGCGAATATTTTTACTCCTACTCAAACCGATATATACTGAATGGCTGTCAATCAGGCATGATTACCTTGTTCTTCTGTGGGAGTACTTTAGTAAAAGATTGAGTTCGCCATTTCAATTAGCGTCTGAGTCACTGAGCAATTTAGCATGCGTCAATCGTACTCTAAATGGGTTTATGGAGCAAGCACGAAATCGTGCAGGAGTAGAATCGTTTAAAAAGCTCAACGTTAAAGATTCCAGTTTCAAATGTTATCTGTCGCTTATTGGCTATGTATTGCGACAATATTCTGACACTGGTCAGAAAACTAAAGTATTAATACTTTTTAACCGAACAATATTGAAAATCACTCCACAAAAACTAGAAACAATGAATGAACAATCGATCTATAATTTTTCCCTCTTGATGTTCACCATGATTGAGGCAACTAGTTTTCAGGACGACTACTCGAGGCTTTCAAAACAGTTACTTCATTTCAAATTGGATCAACTGACACCTACATCgacagtagaaagctcagtccAGCGCATCACTATTATTACACTGGTTAACATGGCCTTGATTCTCATCTTCAATGAACGGGACTACGATAAAACTAACCATCTACATCAATTTCTAGACAGTTTAGAAAAAGCACGTCAAAAGTTCGGAGAAAGACTGCAGCCAACATTGCAGGTCCTAGCGGAAGGAATGTGTGCTGCACTCGGTAGGGCGATATCCAAAAGGTGTTTTGAGGAAGCAGATTCAGCTTTTTTTGGCGATTGGTTAGAGAAGTATCTGAAAGGATGCTCCGAATGTGAACGCGAAGGTGTTCTTGAAA cAATTTGTGGAATCTTCGACTGTCTGCGTCAAAACTCCAAAAACAGCATGATCATTTTGCAGCCATTATATACGATTGTATTGCCATTCATCAAAGATATTTTCAGTAATGATACTGGGAATTCGAGGTTTGTCGCAGAATTGTCCGCACATTTCACGAATTATTCAACCGGTCAACCGTATGCTCCACCATTTTTGGCATTGTTTAGTTTTTTCACCGACAACCCCACAGCAAACATACACCTTCGATTACAGTATATCAAACTGATGGTCAATAGCGACCGATTAAATGAAATCGATGAAAAACTCATTATTCGTAGTTGGTTAAAATTCGCACTCTTGTATAGCCACGAACAGCTAGGAGATCTTTCTCGAGTGGTGTGTCGTATGCGAGAGTTTAATGCTCTATGCGAAATTCCAGAGTACGATTTATGCAATGGAGATGAAGAGCCAAtcggtttattttttaaatctgtaggTAAAAAGTACAAACAATACGAAGGAAAGGACAGTCGAGCGCAATACGAATTGACTATTAAAGTGCATGCGTTGTTCCAACACTTCGATAAATGGATTTTAAATCCAGGTGTAGTTGTACTAAGAAGAATAATGACAATTCTGGCATTAGCATTGAAAGAGTGTGGTGCAGTCATCTATATCAAGAGCAATTCAACGTGTTTGTACCACGTTGCTTTTAATCAATATTTTCTACCAATCAGTGTATTGACCGATAGAAACGTTCCGAACGATGCAATCCTATCTATGGGCAAAGTTTGGAGTCGGATTATGGATGCAATGGGTCTAATGAATTACACGACCGATCCGGTAATAAGTGATCACGTTACGAACATGATGGTTAAATGGGCACCGCAGTTTCTAAAATTCAAAGATAAAAACGACGCAGCAAGACCTTTCGTGAACTTTTTTTCGTCGCAAAATGAATCACTAGTTACATTCGCGTTCAACAGATATTTATATGCTTACGTTGAATTGCAAGGAACTACTCCCAAAGCTGGATCTGAACACGGCATGAAAATTCTTTTATATCTATTGGACACGCTTTGTAGCTCACAGGATAACAGCAAAATTGCACTATTCATACGATTGGCGGCCTCCTCGATTTTGGACCATGCCATGTTGGCCAACGAAGCGTTTCCCAGCAAAACGGTTGCTAACGAATTAGTTCAAAAATTGCTCCAATGCACCCGCAACAACTCTAACCTAATCAAGATGGAACTCAAGTTATGCCTGTCAACATTTACCAAGAAAAATCTGTCAATGGAATCAGCTAtctattttcgttttttatacaaattgGCAGACCGAGAACCTGAGTTTATTAAATCAACGATTTCAACAATCCAAATGGAATTGACTGAAACTGAACGACTTCGTGGTGGAGGAGAAGATAAACACCTCAGGCGACTACTGATGCAACTTGAAGGAGCTGTAGAAGCAAGTTTGAAAAAACATGTAAATTAG
- the LOC131437763 gene encoding uncharacterized protein LOC131437763 isoform X1, with amino-acid sequence MLQCNRTSALISRFVKQDIIDFIQVDRYIENCSQSISIDEDAPGRLFGIEFYYLDDDLLQCLILAARDGVGKLALEEVRRDLGDTECSKMRTEINHMFRLILGQFDQFRNVHVLDEISIIDDCLPDLVEVAEDTGSYTAANMSSVAYEYFHAVLEWRWFGLVLNFAIQNNTMNNSAFCTLYQRLLESLVRLALFKYNKIGKNNLPYETQFFCPCIQKIWIGLMAFSANKGIDVDFWNCLQKALEKIEIEVQDTGKRSMRAVLAGANDCLFQTWLMNGIISLYQFKIMDPNSLMESPVITLDADLMLLNRASKNAVSGEKSEEQMRIFLLLLKPIYTEWLSIRHDYLVLLWEYFSKRLSSPFQLASESLSNLACVNRTLNGFMEQARNRAGVESFKKLNVKDSSFKCYLSLIGYVLRQYSDTGQKTKVLILFNRTILKITPQKLETMNEQSIYNFSLLMFTMIEATSFQDDYSRLSKQLLHFKLDQLTPTSTVESSVQRITIITLVNMALILIFNERDYDKTNHLHQFLDSLEKARQKFGERLQPTLQVLAEGMCAALGRAISKRCFEEADSAFFGDWLEKYLKGCSECEREGVLETICGIFDCLRQNSKNSMIILQPLYTIVLPFIKDIFSNDTGNSRFVAELSAHFTNYSTGQPYAPPFLALFSFFTDNPTANIHLRLQYIKLMVNSDRLNEIDEKLIIRSWLKFALLYSHEQLGDLSRVVCRMREFNALCEIPEYDLCNGDEEPIGLFFKSVGKKYKQYEGKDSRAQYELTIKVHALFQHFDKWILNPGVVVLRRIMTILALALKECGAVIYIKSNSTCLYHVAFNQYFLPISVLTDRNVPNDAILSMGKVWSRIMDAMGLMNYTTDPVISDHVTNMMVKWAPQFLKFKDKNDAARPFVNFFSSQNESLVTFAFNRYLYAYVELQGTTPKAGSEHGMKILLYLLDTLCSSQDNSKIALFIRLAASSILDHAMLANEAFPSKTVANELVQKLLQCTRNNSNLIKMELKLCLSTFTKKNLSMESAIYFRFLYKLADREPEFIKSTISTIQMELTETERLRGGGEDKHLRRLLMQLEGAVEASLKKHVN; translated from the exons ATGTTACAGTGTAACAGAACATCTGCCTTAATTTCTCGTTTTGTGAAACAGGATATTATTGATTTTATACAAGTGGACAGATATATAGAGAATTGTTCTCAGTCTATATCGATAGATGAAGATGCCCCAGGCCGGTTGTTCGGAATTGAGTTCTATTATTTGGATGATGACTTGTTGCAGTGTTTGATATTGGCAgcaagagatggagttggaaaactGGCCTtggaagaagttcgtcgagatcttgGCGATACGGAATGTAGCAAAATGCGGACTGAGATAAACCACATGTTTCGCTTAATTCTAGGGCAGTTCGACCAGTTTCGTAATGTACACGTTCTTGATGAAATATCCATTATCGACGATTGTCTACCGGATTTGGTTGAGGTGGCTGAAGACACAGGATCATACACAGCAGCGAATATGAGTTCGGTAGCGTACGAATATTTTCATGCTGTTTTAGAATGGCGATGGTTTGGATTGGTGCTGAATTTTGCAATTCAAAACAATACTATGAACAATTCAGCGTTCTGTACGTTATACCAGCGATTGCTAGAGAGTCTTGTTCGGTTAGCACTTTTCAAATACAACAAAATTGGAAAGAATAATTTGCCATatgaaactcaatttttttGTCCTTGTATACAGAAAATATGGATTGGATTGATGGCGTTTTCTGCGAATAAGGGCATTGACGTGGACTTTTGGAATTGTTTGCAAAAGGCTCTTGAGAAAATAGAGATAGAAGTACAAGATACTGGCAAACGATCAATGAGAGCAGTTTTGGCTGGAGCTAATGATTGTCTGTTTCAAACGTGGCTCATGAACGGAATTATATCGTTATATCAATTCAAAATAATGGATCCCAATTCACTCATGGAATCTCCCGTGATAACGTTAGATGCAGATCTGATGCTATTGAATCGAGCTAGTAAAAATGctgtttcaggtgaaaaatctgAAGAGCAAATGCGAATATTTTTACTCCTACTCAAACCGATATATACTGAATGGCTGTCAATCAGGCATGATTACCTTGTTCTTCTGTGGGAGTACTTTAGTAAAAGATTGAGTTCGCCATTTCAATTAGCGTCTGAGTCACTGAGCAATTTAGCATGCGTCAATCGTACTCTAAATGGGTTTATGGAGCAAGCACGAAATCGTGCAGGAGTAGAATCGTTTAAAAAGCTCAACGTTAAAGATTCCAGTTTCAAATGTTATCTGTCGCTTATTGGCTATGTATTGCGACAATATTCTGACACTGGTCAGAAAACTAAAGTATTAATACTTTTTAACCGAACAATATTGAAAATCACTCCACAAAAACTAGAAACAATGAATGAACAATCGATCTATAATTTTTCCCTCTTGATGTTCACCATGATTGAGGCAACTAGTTTTCAGGACGACTACTCGAGGCTTTCAAAACAGTTACTTCATTTCAAATTGGATCAACTGACACCTACATCgacagtagaaagctcagtccAGCGCATCACTATTATTACACTGGTTAACATGGCCTTGATTCTCATCTTCAATGAACGGGACTACGATAAAACTAACCATCTACATCAATTTCTAGACAGTTTAGAAAAAGCACGTCAAAAGTTCGGAGAAAGACTGCAGCCAACATTGCAGGTCCTAGCGGAAGGAATGTGTGCTGCACTCGGTAGGGCGATATCCAAAAGGTGTTTTGAGGAAGCAGATTCAGCTTTTTTTGGCGATTGGTTAGAGAAGTATCTGAAAGGATGCTCCGAATGTGAACGCGAAGGTGTTCTTGAAA cAATTTGTGGAATCTTCGACTGTCTGCGTCAAAACTCCAAAAACAGCATGATCATTTTGCAGCCATTATATACGATTGTATTGCCATTCATCAAAGATATTTTCAGTAATGATACTGGGAATTCGAGGTTTGTCGCAGAATTGTCCGCACATTTCACGAATTATTCAACCGGTCAACCGTATGCTCCACCATTTTTGGCATTGTTTAGTTTTTTCACCGACAACCCCACAGCAAACATACACCTTCGATTACAGTATATCAAACTGATGGTCAATAGCGACCGATTAAATGAAATCGATGAAAAACTCATTATTCGTAGTTGGTTAAAATTCGCACTCTTGTATAGCCACGAACAGCTAGGAGATCTTTCTCGAGTGGTGTGTCGTATGCGAGAGTTTAATGCTCTATGCGAAATTCCAGAGTACGATTTATGCAATGGAGATGAAGAGCCAAtcggtttattttttaaatctgtaggTAAAAAGTACAAACAATACGAAGGAAAGGACAGTCGAGCGCAATACGAATTGACTATTAAAGTGCATGCGTTGTTCCAACACTTCGATAAATGGATTTTAAATCCAGGTGTAGTTGTACTAAGAAGAATAATGACAATTCTGGCATTAGCATTGAAAGAGTGTGGTGCAGTCATCTATATCAAGAGCAATTCAACGTGTTTGTACCACGTTGCTTTTAATCAATATTTTCTACCAATCAGTGTATTGACCGATAGAAACGTTCCGAACGATGCAATCCTATCTATGGGCAAAGTTTGGAGTCGGATTATGGATGCAATGGGTCTAATGAATTACACGACCGATCCGGTAATAAGTGATCACGTTACGAACATGATGGTTAAATGGGCACCGCAGTTTCTAAAATTCAAAGATAAAAACGACGCAGCAAGACCTTTCGTGAACTTTTTTTCGTCGCAAAATGAATCACTAGTTACATTCGCGTTCAACAGATATTTATATGCTTACGTTGAATTGCAAGGAACTACTCCCAAAGCTGGATCTGAACACGGCATGAAAATTCTTTTATATCTATTGGACACGCTTTGTAGCTCACAGGATAACAGCAAAATTGCACTATTCATACGATTGGCGGCCTCCTCGATTTTGGACCATGCCATGTTGGCCAACGAAGCGTTTCCCAGCAAAACGGTTGCTAACGAATTAGTTCAAAAATTGCTCCAATGCACCCGCAACAACTCTAACCTAATCAAGATGGAACTCAAGTTATGCCTGTCAACATTTACCAAGAAAAATCTGTCAATGGAATCAGCTAtctattttcgttttttatacaaattgGCAGACCGAGAACCTGAGTTTATTAAATCAACGATTTCAACAATCCAAATGGAATTGACTGAAACTGAACGACTTCGTGGTGGAGGAGAAGATAAACACCTCAGGCGACTACTGATGCAACTTGAAGGAGCTGTAGAAGCAAGTTTGAAAAAACATGTAAATTAG